One Myxosarcina sp. GI1 genomic window carries:
- a CDS encoding fumarate reductase/succinate dehydrogenase flavoprotein subunit: MKLDSKIPSGNLQEKWDNYKDHCKLVSPANKKKHDILIVGTGLAGASAAATLAELGYSVKSFCIQDSPRRAHSIAAQGGINAAKNYPNDGDTVWRLFYDTIKGGDYRSREANVYRLAQISNQIIDQCVAQGVPFAREYGGLLANRSFGGAQVSRTFYAKGQTGQQLLLGAYSAMSRQIAAGKIQMFPRREMLDLVLVGGKARGIIVRNLVTGAIERYVGDAVLLCTGGYSNVFYLSTNARNSNVTAAWRCYKRGALFANPCYTQIHPTCIPVAADYQSKLTLMSEGLRNDGRVWVPKTSGDKRHPHHIPEAERDYYLETRYPSFGNLVPRDVASRNAKQVTDEGRGVGKTGLAVYLDFRDAIAKQGKKTISDRYGNLFQMYQRITDENPYEVPMRIYPAVHYIMGGLWVDYNLMSTIPGLHVLGEANFSDHGANRLGASALMQGLADGYFVIPYTLGNYIATTDLPPVDTNDAAFEEAEATVNNKIAKLINIQGEKTSTEFHRQLGKILWDYVGMSRNKAGLERAIAQIAELRQEFWQNVKIPSNSHTINKNLEFAGRVADFLELGELMARDALNREESCGAHFREEYQTPEGEAKRNDKDYSYVSAWQYTADEEKPVMYKEQLEFDNVELTQRSYK, translated from the coding sequence ATGAAACTCGACTCCAAAATTCCTTCTGGCAACCTACAAGAAAAATGGGACAACTATAAAGACCACTGCAAGTTAGTCAGTCCCGCCAATAAAAAAAAGCACGATATTTTGATTGTCGGTACGGGTTTGGCGGGGGCTTCGGCAGCGGCTACCCTGGCAGAGTTGGGTTACAGCGTTAAAAGCTTCTGCATTCAAGATTCTCCCCGTCGCGCCCACAGCATTGCGGCACAGGGAGGAATTAATGCCGCAAAAAACTATCCCAACGATGGCGATACGGTATGGCGGTTATTTTACGACACGATTAAAGGCGGTGACTATCGTTCCAGAGAAGCTAATGTCTATCGCCTAGCGCAAATTAGCAATCAGATTATCGACCAGTGTGTGGCACAAGGCGTACCGTTTGCTAGAGAATACGGCGGCTTACTGGCAAACCGTTCCTTTGGTGGAGCGCAGGTATCCCGTACTTTTTACGCCAAGGGACAAACGGGACAACAATTACTTCTTGGGGCTTATAGTGCCATGTCGCGTCAAATTGCCGCAGGTAAAATTCAGATGTTTCCCCGTCGAGAAATGCTCGATTTGGTATTAGTTGGGGGTAAAGCTAGGGGCATTATCGTTCGTAACTTAGTAACGGGTGCGATAGAAAGATATGTAGGCGATGCCGTATTGCTTTGTACTGGCGGCTACAGCAACGTGTTTTATCTTTCCACTAACGCTAGAAACTCCAACGTCACGGCGGCTTGGCGTTGTTACAAACGCGGCGCACTATTTGCCAACCCCTGCTATACCCAGATTCATCCTACCTGCATTCCCGTAGCGGCAGACTATCAGTCCAAACTAACTCTAATGAGTGAAGGTTTACGCAACGATGGGCGGGTTTGGGTGCCAAAAACATCAGGAGACAAACGCCACCCTCACCATATACCCGAAGCAGAACGAGACTATTATCTAGAAACTAGATACCCTAGCTTTGGTAACCTCGTACCCCGCGATGTCGCTTCGCGTAACGCCAAACAGGTAACGGATGAAGGTAGAGGTGTTGGTAAAACTGGTTTGGCTGTCTATCTCGATTTTCGCGATGCGATCGCCAAACAGGGAAAAAAGACGATAAGCGATCGCTACGGCAACCTGTTTCAAATGTACCAGCGCATCACCGATGAAAATCCTTATGAAGTGCCGATGCGGATCTATCCTGCCGTACACTATATTATGGGTGGCTTATGGGTAGACTACAACTTGATGAGTACCATTCCTGGCTTGCACGTTCTAGGAGAAGCTAACTTTTCCGATCACGGTGCTAACCGTTTGGGTGCAAGTGCTTTAATGCAGGGTTTAGCCGATGGTTACTTTGTTATTCCCTACACTTTAGGTAACTACATAGCAACGACAGATTTACCACCAGTAGACACTAACGATGCTGCTTTTGAAGAAGCCGAAGCTACGGTAAACAATAAAATAGCCAAACTAATTAACATTCAAGGTGAAAAAACCTCTACCGAGTTTCATCGCCAGTTAGGAAAAATACTTTGGGACTATGTAGGAATGTCCCGTAATAAAGCAGGATTGGAACGGGCGATCGCTCAAATAGCCGAACTGCGACAAGAGTTTTGGCAAAACGTCAAAATTCCCAGCAACTCCCACACCATCAACAAAAACCTCGAATTTGCAGGTAGAGTCGCCGATTTTCTCGAACTAGGAGAATTAATGGCACGAGATGCATTAAACAGAGAAGAATCTTGTGGCGCACACTTCCGCGAAGAATATCAAACCCCAGAAGGCGAAGCCAAACGCAACGATAAAGATTATTCTTATGTTAGTGCGTGGCAGTACACGGCTGATGAGGAAAAGCCAGTAATGTATAAAGAGCAGTTGGAGTTTGACAACGTGGAGTTAACTCAGCGTAGTTATAAGTAA